A single window of Coffea eugenioides isolate CCC68of chromosome 7, Ceug_1.0, whole genome shotgun sequence DNA harbors:
- the LOC113777910 gene encoding EPIDERMAL PATTERNING FACTOR-like protein 2: MGSRQGLTYSRLHHFAISVLILHLVFSSSHLRILFNAEGRPIAKTVSNSKIGSRPPRCDRKCSACGHCQAIQVPTNPQIRDGHQNYPRNSTTTVSTIFHSRGDDYSSP, encoded by the exons ATGGGTAGCCGTCAGGGCCTCACATACAGCAGGCTTCACCATTTTGCCATTTCTGTTCTCATTCTCCACCTGGTTTTTAGCTCATCCCACCTGCGAATATTGTTCAACGCTGAAG GTAGACCAATAGCTAAAACTGTTAGCAATTCAAAGATAGGTTCGAGGCCGCCGCGGTGCGATCGGAAATGCAGCGCTTGTGGGCACTGCCAAGCTATTCAGGTGCCTACAAATCCCCAAATCAGAGACGGGCACCAGAATTATCCCAGAAACTCCACCACTACTGTTTCCACGATTTTTCATTCCAGAGGAGATGATTACTCAAGCCCATGA
- the LOC113778629 gene encoding EPIDERMAL PATTERNING FACTOR-like protein 2 — protein MGSRQGLTYSRLHHFAISVLILHLVFSSSHLRILFNAEGRPIAKTVSNSKIGSRPPRCDRKCSACGHCQAIQVPTNPQIRDGHQNYPRNSTTTVSTIFHSRGDDYSNYKPMSWKCKESLPLPYLLLQY, from the exons ATGGGTAGCCGTCAGGGCCTCACATACAGCAGGCTTCACCATTTTGCCATTTCTGTTCTCATTCTCCACCTGGTTTTTAGCTCATCCCACCTGCGAATATTGTTCAACGCTGAAG GTAGACCAATAGCTAAAACTGTTAGCAATTCAAAGATAGGTTCGAGGCCGCCGCGGTGCGATCGGAAATGCAGCGCTTGTGGGCACTGCCAAGCTATTCAGGTGCCTACAAATCCCCAAATCAGAGACGGGCACCAGAATTATCCCAGAAACTCCACCACTACTGTTTCCACGATTTTTCATTCCAGAGGAGATGATTACTCCAACTACAAGCCCATGAGTTGGAAATGCAA AGAATCTCTGCCTCTACCATACTTGCTACTGCAGTACTGA
- the LOC113777729 gene encoding probable xyloglucan endotransglucosylase/hydrolase protein 6, with translation MANMLHLSSKRAAFFVGTIMYALAFSFVTVSGRPATFVQDFRVTWSDSHIRQIDGGTAIQLTLDRNSGCGFASKNQYLFGSFSVKIKLIPGDSAGTVTAFYMNSDTNYVRDELDFEFLGNRSGQPTTVQTNVYVNGKGSREQRINLWFDPSIGFHTYTVRWTRENIIYYVDDVPIRVFKNNEAIGIPYPKRQPMGVFSTLWDADDWATRGGLEKIDWSKAPFYTYYKDFDVDGCVVPGPAACASNPNNWWEGPNYRGLTPLEARKYHWVRANHMIYDYCTDRSRFPVAPPECLAGI, from the exons ATGGCCAATATGTTACATTTGAGTTCAAAACGTGCTGCTTTCTTTGTTGGTACAATCATGTATGCCTTGGCCTTTTCCTTCGTCACTGTTAGCGGACGACCGGCAACTTTTGTTCAAGATTTTCGAGTCACGTGGTCCGACTCTCATATCAGGCAAATTGATGGAGGAACCGCCATTCAGCTCACTCTTGACCGAAATTCAG GATGTGGGTTTGCTTCCAAGAACCAATATTTGTTTGGCAGTTTTAGTGTGAAGATCAAGCTCATTCCTGGTGACTCTGCAGGAACAGTTACTGCCTTCTAT ATGAACTCCGACACCAACTATGTTCGTGACGAGCTTGATTTCGAATTCTTGGGGAATCGCTCGGGACAACCCACCACTGTCCAAACTAATGTCTACGTTAACGGGAAAGGTAGCAGGGAACAAAGGATCAACCTGTGGTTTGATCCCTCTATAGGATTTCACACTTATACTGTACGTTGGACCCGGGAGAATATTAT CTACTATGTGGACGACGTGCCCAtcagggttttcaagaacaatGAAGCGATAGGAATCCCATACCCAAAGAGGCAACCCATGGGTGTCTTTTCCACTCTTTGGGATGCAGATGACTGGGCAACCAGGGGTGGATTAGAGAAAATTGATTGGAGCAAAGCCCCCTTCTACACATACTACAAAGACTTCGACGTTGACGGTTGCGTTGTGCCAGGACCAGCTGCTTGTGCCTCCAACCCAAACAATTGGTGGGAAGGACCTAACTACAGAGGACTAACCCCGCTTGAGGCTAGGAAATATCACTGGGTTCGCGCCAACCACATGATCTATGATTACTGCACCGACAGATCCCGTTTTCCCGTTGCCCCACCCGAATGCCTGGCAGGAATCTAA